One Panicum virgatum strain AP13 chromosome 3N, P.virgatum_v5, whole genome shotgun sequence DNA segment encodes these proteins:
- the LOC120663709 gene encoding dystrophia myotonica WD repeat-containing protein-like: protein MAGAPGVGPGADAGGGGGGGAAAGLKTYFKTPEGRYKLQYEKTHSAVLHYSHGGKTVSQLTVAYLKEKPASQGSQPSTPSSSSGMRSAAARLLGSGNGSKALSFGGGNGANRAVAGSSRLGGGLGTSTNLGGSQGVTNYDGKGTYIVFNAADTLFISDLNSQEKDPIKSIHFSNSNPLCHAFDPEAKEGHDLIIGMGSGDVYSMSLRQQLQDPGRKPVAAQHYNKGDKDSSSNGCRCTSVAWVPEREGIFVVSHSDGNLYVYDKNKDGNTDCTFPAVKDQSQFMVAHAKSSKSNPIARWHICQGSINAISFSPDGAYLATVGRDGYLRVFDFSKEQLIFGGRSYYGALLCCTWSSDGKYLLTGGEDDLVQVWSMDDRKIVAWGEGHNSWVSGVAFDSYWSPPSSDGSGENVYRFGSVGQDTQLLLWDLALDEIVVPLRHPSSASPTFSGGSPSAHWDNACPPTGVLQPSPRMRDVPKLSPLVAHRVHADPLSGLVFTNESILTICREGLIKIWARPDQSENNQQSNSSEFVLGSPVPKDRVITSSNKVGGSSFKKPSSVLVT, encoded by the exons ATGGCGGGGGCGCCCGGGGTGGGGCCGGGTGCGGATGcggggggcggaggcggaggcggcgccgcggcggggctcAAGACCTACTTCAAGACCCCCGAGGGGAGGTACAAGCTGCAGTACGAGAAGACGCACTCCGCCGTCCTGCACTACAGCCACGGCGGCAAGACCGTCTCGCAG ttgaCAGTGGCATACCTCAAGGAGAAGCCTGCTAGCCAGGGCTCTCAGCCATCAACACCAAGCTCCAGCAGTGGGATGCGCTCTGCGGCAGCAAGGTTGCTGGGCAGTGGGAATGGTAGCAAGGCACTTAGCTTTGGTGGGGGCAACGGTGCAAACCGGGCTGTTGCTGGAAGCAGCCGTTTAGGAGGAGGCCTTGGTACATCTACGAACCTTGGTGGATCACAAGGGGTGACAAATTATGATGGCAAGGGCACATACATTGTCTTCAATGCTGCTGATACACTATTCATTAGTGATCTCAATTCACAGGAGAAG GatccaataaagtccatccATTTCAGCAACTCAAACCCACTGTGCCATGCATTCGACCCAGAGGCCAAAGAGGGGCATGACCTGATCATTGGGATGGGATCAGGGGATG TCTATTCAATGTCGCTGAGGCAACAGTTACAAGATCCTGGAAGAAAGCCTGTGGCAGCTCAACATTATAATAAGGGTGATAAAGACAGCTCCTCCAATGGCTG TCGGTGTACATCTGTTGCGTGGGTGCCAGAGCGTGAAGGCATTTTCGTCGTTAGCCATTCTGATGGAAATTTGTATGTTTATGATAAA AACAAGGATGGGAACACAGACTGTACATTTCCAGCCGTGAAGGATCAATCCCAGTTTATGGTTGCACATGCAAAGTCGAGTAAG AGCAACCCAATTGCTAGATGGCATATCTGTCAAGGTTCGATCAATGCAATTTCCTTTTCACCAGATGGCGCATACCTGGCGACTGTTGGGAGAGATG GTTATTTGAGAGTTTTTGATTTTTCAAAGGAACAACTAATATTTGGTGGAAGAAGTTATTATGGTGCACTGCTGTGTTGCACTTGGAG CTCAGATGGAAAATATCTATTAACAGGTGGTGAAGATGATCTTGTGCAGGTATGGAGCATGGATGACAGAAAGATCGTTGCATGGGGTGAAGGACATAATTCCTGG GTTAGTGGAGTTGCTTTTGATTCATATTGGTCCCCACCAAGTTCTGATGGAAGTGGAGAAAATGTCTATCGCTTTGGTTCTGTTGGTCAG GACACCCAACTGCTTCTGTGGGACCTGGCACTTGATGAGATTGTTGTCCCACTACGTCATCCTTCAAGTGCCTCACCGACATTTAGCGGTGGGAGTCCGTCTGCACATTGGGACAACGCTTGCCCTCCAACAGGTGTTCTCCAGCCTTCTCCAAGGATGCGAGATGTCCCGAAGCTATCACCACTTGTTGCCCACCGAGTACATGCCGATCCCCTCTCCGGTCTGGTGTTCACTAATGAATCAATCCTCACCATCTGTCGTGAGGGCCTCATCAAAATCTGGGCCAGACCGGACCAGAGTGAAAACAACCAGCAATCAAATTCTTCTGAATTCGTTTTAGGTAGCCCTGTTCCAAAGGATAGGGTGATCACATCTTCTAATAAAGTAGGTGGCTCCAGCTTCAAGAAACCATCGTCTGTTCTTGTCACATGA